One genomic region from Arthrobacter pigmenti encodes:
- a CDS encoding VOC family protein — protein sequence MDWKIELVAIPVTDPDRAIAFYRDQVGFTLDHDYTVSEDVRFIQLTPPGSACSIVLGKGVTEMAPGSQKGLQVVISDADEAREHLLANRVDASAVDEQPWGRFVYFADPDGNTWALQQLAEQPAKA from the coding sequence ATGGACTGGAAGATCGAGCTGGTTGCCATCCCCGTTACGGATCCGGACCGCGCTATCGCGTTCTACCGGGACCAGGTCGGGTTCACTCTCGACCACGATTACACCGTCAGCGAGGACGTCCGCTTCATCCAGCTGACCCCACCAGGTTCTGCGTGCTCCATCGTCCTCGGCAAGGGAGTTACGGAGATGGCCCCCGGATCACAGAAGGGCCTCCAGGTTGTCATTTCCGACGCCGATGAAGCGCGGGAGCACCTGCTCGCGAACCGAGTCGATGCCAGCGCCGTGGATGAGCAGCCGTGGGGCCGGTTCGTGTACTTCGCCGATCCGGACGGCAACACGTGGGCTCTTCAGCAACTCGCCGAGCAACCCGCCAAGGCCTGA
- a CDS encoding MarR family winged helix-turn-helix transcriptional regulator, with amino-acid sequence MNDHVDDIIGQWQQQRPDLDVSPMKVIGRLSRISQHVERRLEENFARHGLDSGAFDVLATLRRAGGPCTLNPKDLALSSMITSSAVAQRLNRLQDRGLVSRTKSGVDGRGTQVSLTPQGRELVDTVLPAHLDMEHDLLSGMSVNDLRTLADLLKKLGHSLAV; translated from the coding sequence ATGAATGACCATGTCGACGACATCATCGGCCAATGGCAACAGCAGCGCCCCGATCTTGACGTCTCGCCGATGAAGGTAATCGGGCGACTCTCGCGGATCAGCCAACACGTGGAACGCAGACTTGAGGAGAACTTTGCGCGCCATGGACTGGATTCGGGAGCATTCGACGTGCTGGCTACCCTCCGCCGGGCGGGAGGCCCTTGCACGCTCAACCCGAAGGATCTCGCCCTGAGTTCGATGATCACCTCGAGCGCTGTTGCCCAGCGGCTCAACCGGCTTCAGGACCGAGGGCTTGTCAGCCGGACCAAGAGCGGCGTGGACGGCAGAGGCACGCAGGTTTCCCTCACACCGCAGGGTAGGGAGTTGGTTGACACAGTTTTGCCCGCGCATTTGGACATGGAGCATGATTTGCTGTCGGGAATGTCCGTTAACGATCTGCGCACCCTCGCGGATCTCCTCAAGAAACTCGGACACTCCTTGGCAGTCTGA
- a CDS encoding DUF3817 domain-containing protein — protein sequence MTPRALFRSVAIAEAGTWILLLVGMYLKYVTETTEVLVSIAGPIHGFVFLTYLVSTSFVWVNQRWSAGTGLLGLLAGVVPLATVPFDWWLERKRKLDGGWRLAPGKDRPTGAVENLQAWVLRNPLTAALVAIVGVSVVFAALLIIGPPVRVS from the coding sequence ATGACCCCCCGCGCCCTCTTCCGCAGTGTTGCCATCGCGGAGGCAGGTACCTGGATATTGCTGCTCGTCGGCATGTACCTGAAGTACGTTACCGAGACCACTGAAGTGCTTGTCTCGATCGCGGGCCCCATCCACGGTTTTGTGTTCCTCACCTATCTGGTGAGCACCTCGTTCGTCTGGGTGAACCAGCGGTGGAGCGCAGGTACCGGTCTGCTGGGACTGCTCGCCGGCGTCGTGCCCCTGGCAACCGTGCCTTTCGACTGGTGGCTTGAGCGCAAGCGAAAGCTCGACGGCGGTTGGCGGCTTGCGCCGGGCAAGGACCGTCCCACCGGTGCAGTTGAGAACCTGCAGGCCTGGGTGCTGCGCAACCCGCTGACGGCGGCCCTCGTGGCAATTGTCGGTGTGAGCGTGGTGTTTGCGGCACTGCTGATCATCGGCCCGCCGGTGCGGGTCAGCTGA
- a CDS encoding putative quinol monooxygenase: MIFIVVKFNVKPDWADRWVELTRNFTEATRREPGNLWFDWSRSMDNPNEFVLVEAFREDAAEAHVESDHFRQAMQDMPQALAETPQIISEKINVEGWARMGELTVG, from the coding sequence ATGATCTTCATTGTCGTGAAATTCAACGTGAAACCTGACTGGGCGGACCGGTGGGTCGAGCTCACCCGCAACTTCACCGAAGCAACTCGGCGCGAGCCCGGCAACCTCTGGTTCGACTGGTCCCGCAGCATGGACAATCCCAACGAATTTGTCCTCGTGGAAGCATTCAGGGAGGACGCCGCGGAAGCCCACGTGGAGAGCGATCACTTCCGTCAAGCCATGCAGGACATGCCGCAGGCGCTTGCGGAAACTCCACAGATCATCAGCGAGAAGATCAACGTTGAGGGCTGGGCCCGAATGGGTGAGCTCACCGTCGGCTAG
- a CDS encoding DUF2254 domain-containing protein, protein MRSTPSIGRSSRHLAPRAVRDYVRSQLWPIPLAAVILSVVLAQLTTWLDRSVDDRLPPAISGFLFGGGPPAARSLMEAIAASTITVTSLTFSLTVVTLQLASSQYSPRLLRTFTSDRFVHNTLALFLATFAFALTVLRTIRDDDEQSAGFVPEIAVTFSFLLVLATVIGLVLFLGHLSRQLRVERMLNDVREDFTTTVEEIGAHQDGGSPPSVPTAALAVKARESGFLVEIDGPALLELAQRFNAVISVQAPPGDFLVEGVPFAQLWRAEGASVAGFTPDELNDVERAVANAVSIGFERNSVQDLGFALQQLLDVAVRTISPSVNDPTTCVHALGHLSAVLSRFARDAPTAHVLRDEAGMVRVVTHRRTLPMFLDLVVSQICTYGIDDPRVVGRLVELLAEVTWNDVSGDHRGVISTQAQRILRAISSSELDPVDRERLSVRCSAILDGDLPRVP, encoded by the coding sequence ATGCGAAGCACACCCTCGATTGGTCGGAGTAGTCGCCACCTTGCCCCGCGGGCCGTCCGAGACTACGTTCGGTCCCAGCTTTGGCCCATACCGCTCGCTGCGGTCATCCTGTCCGTCGTCCTCGCCCAGCTCACCACATGGCTGGACCGCTCCGTAGACGACCGGCTTCCGCCAGCCATTTCGGGCTTCCTGTTCGGCGGTGGACCACCGGCAGCACGTTCGCTGATGGAAGCTATCGCCGCGTCCACCATCACTGTGACGTCGCTGACCTTCTCACTCACCGTGGTGACGCTGCAGCTGGCGAGCAGCCAGTATTCACCGCGCCTGCTGCGCACGTTCACGAGTGACCGGTTTGTGCACAACACGCTGGCACTCTTTCTCGCGACGTTCGCTTTTGCGCTCACCGTGCTGCGGACCATCCGCGACGATGACGAGCAATCCGCCGGGTTTGTGCCGGAGATTGCTGTCACGTTCTCGTTCCTGCTGGTCCTGGCCACGGTGATCGGACTGGTCCTGTTTCTCGGGCACCTATCGCGGCAGCTTCGGGTGGAACGGATGCTCAATGATGTCCGGGAAGATTTCACGACGACGGTCGAGGAGATCGGCGCACACCAGGACGGCGGTTCACCCCCGTCGGTTCCAACGGCGGCGCTTGCCGTGAAAGCTCGCGAATCCGGGTTCCTCGTCGAAATTGACGGGCCTGCGCTGCTGGAACTCGCGCAGCGTTTCAATGCCGTGATTTCGGTGCAGGCCCCGCCGGGCGACTTCCTCGTGGAAGGCGTCCCGTTCGCCCAGCTCTGGCGGGCGGAGGGCGCTTCAGTGGCAGGCTTCACGCCGGATGAACTGAACGATGTCGAGCGGGCGGTGGCGAACGCGGTCAGCATCGGCTTTGAACGCAATTCAGTCCAGGATCTCGGGTTCGCCCTGCAGCAACTGCTCGATGTTGCGGTGCGCACTATTTCGCCGAGCGTCAATGATCCGACCACCTGCGTGCACGCGCTGGGGCATCTCTCCGCCGTACTCTCGCGATTCGCCCGCGATGCACCAACTGCGCATGTCCTCAGGGACGAGGCCGGGATGGTCCGAGTGGTCACCCACCGTAGAACGCTCCCTATGTTCCTCGATCTGGTCGTCTCCCAGATCTGCACCTATGGGATCGACGATCCGAGGGTTGTGGGACGGTTGGTGGAGCTGCTGGCGGAAGTGACCTGGAACGATGTGAGCGGCGATCACCGTGGAGTGATCAGCACTCAGGCGCAGCGGATCCTTCGCGCCATCTCCTCCAGTGAGCTCGATCCGGTTGATCGCGAGCGGCTTTCCGTGAGGTGTTCTGCCATACTCGACGGCGACCTGCCGAGAGTGCCCTAA
- a CDS encoding EamA family transporter: MLSKTVSTLLLTSLAPIVWGSTYLVTTTLLPPDLPLTAAALRALPAGLLLLLAVRTLPSGSWWWKALVLGGLNIGVFFPLLFIAAYRLPGGVAATVGAVQPLIVAGLATLILKDRLSVRVVLAGVAGVFGVALLVLQSQARLDTVGVLAALGGALSMSAGVVLTKKWGQAGNPLTMTAWQLVSGGLLLAPAAVLLEGLPSGLTLTNVAGYSYLALIGTAAAYVLWFRGIHRLPVTAPPFLGLLSPVVAALLGWLVLGERLSVVQLLGAVLILGSILAVSVRIGKAALPTPDPCPDAGTRAPAVLR; this comes from the coding sequence GTGCTTAGTAAAACCGTCAGTACGCTCCTGCTCACCTCGCTCGCGCCAATCGTGTGGGGGAGTACGTATCTGGTCACCACCACACTCCTGCCGCCGGACCTTCCGCTCACCGCTGCCGCGCTGCGGGCACTTCCGGCGGGTCTTTTACTCCTGCTGGCGGTCCGGACGCTCCCGAGCGGGTCGTGGTGGTGGAAAGCGCTGGTTCTGGGTGGCTTGAACATCGGCGTTTTCTTCCCGCTGCTGTTTATCGCGGCATACCGGCTGCCGGGCGGTGTTGCGGCAACCGTCGGGGCCGTTCAGCCACTCATCGTTGCAGGCCTGGCCACGTTGATCCTGAAGGACAGGCTCTCTGTACGGGTTGTGCTCGCGGGCGTTGCAGGCGTATTCGGTGTGGCGCTCCTGGTCCTCCAGTCGCAGGCGCGGCTGGACACGGTCGGCGTGCTGGCGGCACTTGGTGGAGCGCTGTCCATGAGCGCAGGCGTTGTCCTCACCAAGAAGTGGGGACAGGCCGGGAACCCGCTGACAATGACTGCCTGGCAGCTGGTTTCCGGCGGTCTTCTCCTGGCGCCGGCCGCGGTCCTGCTCGAAGGGCTTCCCTCCGGGCTGACGCTGACCAACGTTGCCGGGTATTCGTATCTTGCCCTCATTGGCACTGCCGCCGCGTACGTGTTGTGGTTCAGGGGAATCCACCGCCTGCCGGTTACAGCTCCGCCCTTCCTTGGCCTGCTGAGCCCCGTCGTGGCCGCCCTGCTTGGGTGGCTGGTGCTGGGGGAGCGGCTCTCGGTCGTCCAACTCCTGGGGGCTGTCCTGATCCTCGGTTCCATCCTGGCGGTCAGCGTGCGGATAGGTAAGGCCGCCTTGCCGACGCCGGACCCCTGCCCGGACGCCGGCACCAGGGCGCCCGCCGTGCTGCGGTAG
- a CDS encoding citrate/2-methylcitrate synthase has translation MINIDWINMKRLTSSQAAARLQVKPATLYSYVSRGLLHSERSEDERGSTFDPLEVEALARRRRRRTDAPVSGSPLMVVDSAITLLRDDELYFRGVPAVELARRAPFEEVAGLLWEASEWLDFTPFGKVIETVQALRLPDARPIDWFQQSLLVSSIHDPVKWDPTPTTARGMVARAIGTMVEVLPQAGTSGSGSLAASLWGKLSPAPPEAADVTILNAALVLLADHDLAASTLAGRVAASARAHPYAALMAAFGAFDSALHGHASTQAAAMLEDALATGNPEAAISRAVASGRGIPGFGHVLYARRDPRAHVLLGLMRAQPRYREVSRVADRIAGVVVSRTNHMPNIDLALAVLTTGAGMVPDAGPGIFGLARTAGWTAHILEEYAQPPMRMRPSGNYVGNEPASRR, from the coding sequence GTGATCAACATTGATTGGATCAATATGAAACGGCTGACTTCTTCGCAGGCCGCTGCCCGGCTGCAGGTCAAACCCGCCACGCTCTACTCCTACGTCTCCCGCGGGCTCCTCCACAGTGAGCGCTCTGAGGACGAGAGGGGCTCCACCTTCGACCCGCTCGAGGTTGAGGCGCTGGCGCGGAGGCGCCGTCGTCGTACTGATGCTCCGGTCAGCGGCTCGCCGCTGATGGTCGTGGATTCCGCCATCACCCTGCTACGGGATGACGAACTGTATTTCCGCGGTGTGCCGGCGGTCGAATTGGCGAGGCGGGCACCGTTCGAGGAGGTCGCCGGGCTGCTCTGGGAGGCATCCGAATGGTTGGACTTCACGCCGTTCGGGAAGGTCATCGAGACTGTCCAGGCATTGAGACTCCCAGACGCCCGCCCCATCGACTGGTTCCAGCAAAGCCTGCTCGTTTCCAGCATCCACGACCCGGTGAAATGGGATCCGACGCCGACGACGGCGCGCGGCATGGTTGCCCGCGCGATAGGCACCATGGTTGAGGTACTTCCGCAGGCGGGCACTTCCGGTTCCGGCTCCCTCGCCGCGTCACTTTGGGGAAAGCTAAGCCCGGCTCCCCCGGAGGCGGCCGACGTGACCATCCTCAACGCGGCGCTGGTGCTTTTGGCCGACCACGACCTCGCCGCCTCCACGCTGGCAGGGCGGGTAGCGGCGTCGGCCCGGGCGCATCCGTATGCGGCGTTGATGGCGGCTTTCGGCGCCTTCGACAGCGCGCTCCACGGGCATGCGAGCACGCAGGCGGCGGCGATGCTGGAGGATGCGCTGGCCACCGGCAATCCGGAAGCGGCAATTTCGCGTGCGGTGGCTAGCGGCCGGGGCATTCCCGGGTTTGGGCACGTGCTCTATGCGCGCCGGGATCCGCGGGCGCACGTGCTGCTCGGGTTGATGCGAGCCCAGCCCCGGTACCGGGAGGTGAGCCGGGTCGCGGACAGGATTGCCGGCGTCGTTGTCTCCCGGACCAACCACATGCCGAACATCGACCTTGCCCTGGCTGTGCTGACAACGGGTGCGGGCATGGTGCCCGACGCCGGACCAGGCATCTTCGGGCTGGCTCGCACCGCCGGATGGACGGCGCACATCCTTGAGGAGTACGCGCAGCCGCCAATGCGGATGCGACCAAGCGGGAACTACGTGGGGAATGAGCCTGCTAGCCGACGGTGA
- a CDS encoding GNAT family N-acetyltransferase gives MNSMSGFADYRPGESEARADLTIRPAAPADLEPMLVLQELAGRPTYPQSLRAAIDDVGRLVVVAFAGDELAGWSKTHFYEERDGAAPAGQYLGGVEVAPDWRRRGVATALTDARLNWIAERAESAWYTVNVGNRASLELHRRWGFTEVARASSFHGVEFSGGAGLLLRADLNGNVATGRHTGTTPSTKGS, from the coding sequence ATGAACTCCATGAGCGGTTTCGCCGATTACCGGCCCGGTGAGTCAGAAGCCAGGGCCGACCTGACCATCCGGCCCGCGGCTCCGGCGGACCTTGAACCCATGCTGGTGCTGCAGGAACTCGCCGGAAGGCCCACTTACCCGCAGTCACTGCGCGCGGCAATCGACGACGTCGGCCGGCTTGTCGTCGTCGCGTTCGCAGGGGACGAACTGGCCGGCTGGTCAAAAACCCACTTCTACGAGGAACGTGACGGCGCGGCGCCGGCGGGTCAGTATCTGGGCGGAGTGGAAGTCGCGCCAGACTGGCGCCGCCGCGGGGTAGCGACTGCCCTCACCGATGCACGGCTGAACTGGATTGCAGAGCGTGCCGAATCGGCCTGGTACACGGTCAATGTTGGAAACCGGGCGTCCCTGGAGCTGCACAGACGGTGGGGTTTCACCGAGGTGGCGCGGGCGTCGTCGTTTCATGGCGTCGAGTTCAGCGGTGGTGCTGGGTTGCTGTTGCGCGCGGACCTCAACGGAAATGTCGCCACCGGCCGGCACACTGGCACCACACCATCGACGAAAGGCAGCTGA
- a CDS encoding citrate synthase, with amino-acid sequence MLTAARTDNTLIDVPRGLANVVVAETKLGEVRGQEGFYTYRQYSAVELARTRSVEEVWCLLLRGSLPDGTGVADLRQAATGLSSAVREALPVIALAGSGDPLAGVRTALSLEGAATGVRPLYDLSPEEREEELIRLAYAVPVLNAALYRGRAGRDPIEPDPALGYAANYLWMVNGTLPTEQQADALNAYLVAALDHGFNASTFAARVIASTGADAASCLVGALGALSGPLHGGAPGRVLEMLDEIGSEEKIDSWIAGQIRAGRRIMGFGHPVYRTEDPRSRLLKEIAVRLGGPRVEFALSVEERIHVLLEELKPGRQLHTNLEFYTAVMMEAIGLDRALFTPTFAAARVLGWTANILEQSADPKIIRPSARYVGPKAPVPVP; translated from the coding sequence ATGCTTACCGCAGCCAGAACCGACAACACACTTATTGATGTTCCGAGGGGGCTCGCCAACGTTGTGGTCGCAGAAACAAAACTTGGCGAGGTCCGGGGGCAGGAAGGCTTCTATACTTACCGGCAATATTCCGCGGTGGAGCTGGCGCGCACCAGAAGTGTGGAGGAGGTCTGGTGCCTCCTGCTTCGTGGCAGCCTGCCGGACGGCACCGGTGTAGCCGACCTGCGGCAAGCCGCTACCGGCCTTTCATCGGCGGTCCGGGAAGCACTGCCGGTGATTGCGCTCGCCGGCTCGGGCGACCCGCTCGCCGGGGTCCGAACCGCACTTTCACTTGAAGGGGCTGCCACGGGTGTGCGCCCGCTGTATGACCTCTCGCCCGAGGAGCGTGAAGAGGAGCTTATCCGGCTCGCCTACGCTGTGCCGGTGCTCAACGCGGCGCTGTACCGGGGGCGCGCGGGGCGGGACCCAATCGAGCCTGACCCGGCGCTGGGCTACGCCGCAAACTACCTGTGGATGGTCAACGGGACGCTGCCCACCGAGCAGCAGGCAGACGCCCTCAACGCTTACCTGGTGGCGGCGCTCGATCACGGCTTCAACGCATCGACTTTCGCTGCACGGGTGATCGCCTCAACCGGAGCCGACGCCGCATCCTGCCTGGTGGGCGCCCTTGGCGCACTGTCCGGACCGTTGCATGGTGGCGCACCCGGGCGAGTCCTGGAGATGCTGGACGAGATCGGCTCTGAGGAGAAAATCGACAGCTGGATCGCCGGGCAGATTCGTGCCGGCCGGCGCATAATGGGCTTTGGGCACCCGGTATACCGGACGGAGGATCCACGCTCCCGCCTGCTCAAGGAGATCGCGGTGCGGCTTGGCGGTCCTCGGGTTGAGTTCGCGCTCTCTGTGGAGGAGAGGATTCACGTCCTGCTCGAGGAACTCAAACCCGGGCGGCAGCTGCACACCAACCTGGAGTTCTACACCGCGGTGATGATGGAGGCGATTGGACTCGATCGGGCTCTGTTTACGCCGACATTCGCCGCGGCACGGGTTCTGGGCTGGACGGCGAACATCCTTGAACAGAGCGCCGACCCGAAGATCATCCGGCCGTCGGCCCGTTATGTGGGACCGAAGGCGCCCGTGCCCGTGCCGTAG